A stretch of Candidatus Obscuribacterales bacterium DNA encodes these proteins:
- the hoxE gene encoding bidirectional hydrogenase complex protein HoxE, producing MPSTSVQSVPDAKPVQGTSKSPKAEGDRRFKKIDITMKRNQYRSDALIEVLHVAQEAFGYLEEDTLTYIARGLKLPLSRVYGVATFYHLFSLKPNGAHTCVVCMGTACYVKGGGKVVEALEKELGIEVGSTTEDDQVSLMAARCLGACGIAPAVVFDGSIAGKVEPEAAIAKIRAWQSS from the coding sequence ATGCCGTCTACGTCGGTTCAATCTGTGCCAGATGCAAAACCTGTTCAGGGAACGTCCAAATCTCCTAAGGCTGAAGGCGATCGCCGCTTCAAGAAAATCGACATCACCATGAAGCGCAACCAATATCGATCAGATGCGCTGATTGAGGTGCTGCACGTTGCCCAGGAAGCCTTTGGATACCTCGAAGAAGATACCTTAACCTACATTGCCCGTGGGCTAAAACTACCCCTCAGCCGCGTCTACGGCGTGGCAACGTTTTACCATCTCTTTTCCCTGAAGCCCAATGGGGCTCACACCTGCGTCGTTTGCATGGGTACCGCCTGCTATGTGAAGGGTGGTGGCAAGGTGGTGGAGGCCTTGGAGAAGGAGCTGGGCATTGAAGTGGGATCGACCACCGAGGATGACCAAGTATCGCTGATGGCGGCTCGTTGCTTAGGAGCCTGTGGTATTGCCCCGGCGGTGGTGTTTGATGGCAGCATTGCCGGCAAGGTAGAACCTGAGGCAGCGATCGCCAAAATCCGGGCTTGGCAGTCGAGTTAA
- a CDS encoding NAD(P)H-dependent oxidoreductase subunit E produces MDWAELLEIAETEKQRQRSVRVHCCTSTGCRAANSLDVMRNMQNAVEDANLGDRVEVVGVGCMGFCGRGPLVQVDPEELLYEEVTPETASSIIDALHGGEATPIQGDVHHPFFSRQMKIVRQHSGKLDPERIEDYIAAGGYQGLYKALYELTPADVVDEITRSGLRGRGGGGYPTGLKWATVGKMPGDQKYVICNGDEGDPGAFMDRSVL; encoded by the coding sequence ATGGACTGGGCAGAACTCTTAGAGATTGCAGAGACTGAAAAGCAGCGACAGCGAAGTGTTCGAGTGCATTGCTGCACCTCCACTGGCTGCCGGGCGGCTAATTCGCTGGACGTGATGCGCAATATGCAAAACGCGGTGGAGGACGCCAATCTGGGCGATCGCGTTGAGGTGGTGGGCGTTGGCTGTATGGGCTTTTGCGGCCGTGGCCCCTTGGTGCAGGTGGATCCGGAGGAGCTGCTCTATGAAGAGGTGACACCGGAAACCGCCAGCAGCATTATTGACGCGCTGCACGGCGGTGAGGCGACGCCGATCCAAGGAGATGTTCACCATCCCTTCTTTTCGCGCCAGATGAAAATTGTTCGGCAGCACAGCGGCAAGCTGGATCCGGAGCGAATTGAGGACTACATTGCAGCGGGGGGCTATCAAGGGCTCTATAAGGCGCTCTATGAACTTACCCCAGCGGACGTCGTAGACGAAATTACCCGCAGCGGTCTTCGGGGCCGGGGCGGCGGCGGCTATCCCACGGGTCTCAAATGGGCGACGGTGGGCAAAATGCCCGGCGATCAAAAGTATGTGATCTGCAATGGTGATGAGGGCGATCCGGGGGCCTTCATGGATCGCAGTGTGCTGG